In Longimicrobiaceae bacterium, a genomic segment contains:
- a CDS encoding prolyl oligopeptidase family serine peptidase has product MRRSRPAAWGLVALLAALPGCAPRLAPGAADTLLDALFAPPTPAEAAAVEAEWAGRDTGVHGYRVEWQRMEENGRRTLVVSHTVGGVRHYGALRVPPGAAERRLPVLVVAHGGERGVTAYEFFREGPLAEGWVQVLPSYRSERLAVTPLRWYRSGGPPSPWDRDVDDVMALLGATLEHVPEADGTRVAVLGRSRGAAVAMLAAIRDPRVKAVVGFAGPTDFFLPEVRRLAERAVRSRVARLPGAGYMADSVLFALRDGRITASRARLELLRRSPARFAHRLPPTQLHHGTGDDEVPVAHADRLAEAVRALGPAAPDFEYHRYPGGGHRPRTLHGSRERAEAFLQRVADLPAARR; this is encoded by the coding sequence GTGAGGCGCTCCCGCCCGGCGGCGTGGGGGCTCGTGGCCCTCCTCGCCGCGCTCCCCGGCTGTGCCCCGCGACTCGCCCCCGGCGCCGCCGACACGCTGCTGGACGCGCTCTTCGCCCCACCCACCCCGGCGGAGGCGGCGGCGGTGGAGGCCGAGTGGGCCGGGCGCGACACCGGGGTGCACGGCTACCGCGTGGAGTGGCAGCGGATGGAGGAGAACGGGCGCCGCACCCTGGTCGTCTCGCACACCGTGGGCGGCGTGCGGCACTACGGCGCGCTGCGGGTGCCCCCCGGCGCGGCGGAGCGCAGGCTCCCGGTGCTGGTGGTGGCCCACGGTGGCGAGCGCGGCGTCACCGCGTACGAGTTCTTCCGCGAGGGCCCGCTGGCGGAGGGGTGGGTGCAGGTGCTCCCCTCCTACCGCTCCGAGCGCCTGGCCGTGACCCCCCTGCGCTGGTACCGCTCCGGGGGGCCGCCGAGCCCCTGGGACCGGGACGTGGACGACGTGATGGCGCTGCTGGGCGCGACGCTGGAGCACGTCCCGGAGGCCGACGGAACACGCGTGGCCGTGCTCGGCCGGAGCCGCGGCGCCGCGGTCGCCATGCTGGCGGCGATCCGCGACCCGCGGGTGAAGGCGGTGGTCGGCTTCGCCGGCCCCACCGACTTCTTCCTCCCGGAGGTCCGCCGCCTGGCGGAGCGGGCCGTCCGCAGCCGGGTCGCCCGGCTCCCGGGCGCGGGGTACATGGCGGACAGCGTCCTCTTCGCCCTGCGCGACGGACGCATCACGGCCTCCCGCGCCCGGCTGGAGCTGCTGCGCCGCTCCCCCGCGCGCTTCGCCCACCGCCTCCCGCCGACGCAGCTGCACCACGGCACCGGCGACGACGAGGTCCCCGTCGCGCACGCGGACCGCCTCGCCGAAGCGGTCCGCGCCCTCGGACCCGCCGCCCCCGACTTCGAGTACCACCGCTACCCCGGAGGCGGGCACCGCCCCCGCACCCTTCACGGCAGCCGCGAGCGTGCCGAAGCTTTCCTCCAGCGCGTCGCCGACCTGCCCGCGGCCCGCAGGTAG
- a CDS encoding DUF429 domain-containing protein — MNPLPCSLMFDYFGGIDFSGAKEPLSNLWSAVGRERDGKLQVVSLCPHAFRQDLAHHVSGGWRKPVEAGEDAPILWGADFPFGLPADAAAALTGGPAGWEATAAWVADRPADEVRSALPEHHKAPRRTDTGGAMAPLDLRLYRQTVEGIRWLHELREADEVSILPQAPHPRARTTLIEVYPSGTVTDLGIRCKRAPSRPGEVRARPAALRPYLTFADPGLEAVAVTLEDAWDAVIACLTAYLARHDLEQPFRIHPTERGTIEREGWIYRAPAALE, encoded by the coding sequence ATGAACCCCCTTCCCTGTTCCCTGATGTTCGACTACTTCGGCGGGATCGACTTTTCCGGCGCCAAGGAGCCGCTCTCCAACCTGTGGAGCGCGGTCGGCCGCGAGCGCGACGGCAAGCTCCAGGTGGTGTCGCTCTGCCCCCACGCCTTCCGCCAGGACCTGGCCCACCACGTCTCCGGGGGGTGGCGGAAGCCGGTGGAGGCGGGCGAGGACGCGCCGATCCTCTGGGGCGCGGACTTCCCCTTCGGCCTCCCGGCGGACGCCGCCGCCGCGCTCACCGGCGGACCGGCGGGATGGGAGGCGACGGCCGCCTGGGTCGCCGACCGCCCCGCCGACGAGGTACGGAGCGCCCTCCCGGAGCACCACAAGGCGCCGCGGCGCACCGACACCGGGGGCGCCATGGCCCCGCTCGACCTGCGGCTCTACCGGCAGACGGTCGAGGGGATCCGCTGGCTCCACGAGCTCCGGGAAGCGGACGAGGTCTCCATCCTCCCCCAGGCGCCCCACCCCCGCGCCCGGACGACGCTGATCGAGGTGTACCCCTCCGGGACCGTCACCGACCTGGGGATCCGCTGCAAGCGCGCCCCCTCCCGCCCCGGCGAGGTGCGCGCCCGCCCCGCGGCGCTCCGCCCCTACCTTACCTTCGCGGACCCGGGGCTGGAGGCGGTCGCCGTCACCCTGGAGGACGCCTGGGACGCCGTGATCGCCTGCCTCACGGCCTACCTGGCCCGTCACGACCTGGAGCAGCCCTTCCGCATCCACCCCACCGAGCGCGGCACGATCGAGCGCGAAGGGTGGATCTACCGCGCCCCGGCGGCCCTGGAATGA